A window of Haliscomenobacter hydrossis DSM 1100 contains these coding sequences:
- the acs gene encoding acetate--CoA ligase, which yields MTLQIRSIEEYHAAYQRAVDHPEEFWAEQAETFQWRKPWSKVLDWNFEGPDINWFVGGKLNITENCLDRHLATRGDQVAILWEANDPEAPNRSFTYRQLHAEVCKAANALKANGIQKGDRVCFYMPMVPELAIGILASARIGAIHSVVFAGFSAHSLSDRIKDSECKMVITSDFNSRGAKYIPVKKVVDEALNMGCDSVKTVLVYQCANEMIPMQSGRDKWWHDEVNPQSAECPATEMDSEDMLFILYTSGSTGKPKGVVHTCGGYMVYTCYSFRNVFQIQDGDMYWCTADIGWITGHSYIVYGPLLAGATSIMFEGVPTYPNAGRFWEICDKHQVTHFYTAPTAIRALQAQGDSWVEKHSLSSIKVLGSVGEPINEEAWRWYHEKIGHSKAPIVDTWWQTETGGILISPLAGITPLKPCYATLPLPGVQPCLTTSEGKEIEGNNVEGLLCMKFPWPSILRTTYGDHERCRQTYFSPIKGMYFTGDGARRDKDGYYRIIGRVDDVINVSGHRLGTAEVENAINQHPGVVESAVVGYPHDIKGQGIYAYVITTDPVSDEDKFRKEVMDVVSKEIGPIAKPDKIQIVSGLPKTRSGKIMRRILRKVAEGDVSNLGDVSTLLNPEVVEEIKTGAANL from the coding sequence ATGACTTTACAAATCCGCAGTATTGAAGAATACCATGCCGCTTACCAACGCGCAGTGGACCATCCCGAAGAATTTTGGGCCGAACAAGCCGAAACGTTCCAGTGGCGCAAGCCCTGGAGTAAAGTATTGGACTGGAATTTTGAAGGCCCCGACATCAACTGGTTCGTAGGCGGAAAACTCAACATTACCGAAAATTGCCTGGATCGGCACCTGGCCACGCGAGGTGATCAAGTAGCCATCCTCTGGGAAGCCAATGACCCTGAGGCGCCCAACCGCAGCTTCACGTATCGGCAACTTCACGCCGAAGTATGCAAAGCGGCCAATGCACTCAAAGCCAACGGCATTCAAAAAGGAGACCGGGTGTGCTTTTACATGCCAATGGTGCCTGAATTGGCCATCGGTATCCTGGCGTCTGCACGCATCGGCGCGATTCATTCGGTGGTATTTGCCGGTTTTTCGGCACATTCACTGTCGGATCGCATCAAAGACTCGGAATGCAAAATGGTCATCACGTCTGACTTCAATAGTCGCGGTGCCAAGTACATTCCGGTAAAAAAAGTGGTAGACGAGGCTTTGAATATGGGTTGTGATTCGGTAAAAACCGTGCTGGTGTACCAATGTGCCAACGAAATGATACCCATGCAAAGCGGGCGCGACAAGTGGTGGCACGACGAGGTAAACCCTCAATCTGCGGAATGCCCAGCCACAGAAATGGACTCCGAAGACATGTTGTTCATCCTCTACACCTCCGGCTCGACGGGTAAACCCAAGGGGGTAGTGCATACCTGTGGCGGTTATATGGTGTACACCTGCTACAGTTTCCGCAATGTTTTCCAAATCCAGGATGGCGACATGTACTGGTGTACCGCCGACATTGGCTGGATCACCGGGCATTCCTACATCGTGTACGGGCCTTTGTTGGCCGGGGCGACCTCGATTATGTTTGAAGGGGTACCTACGTATCCCAATGCTGGTCGGTTTTGGGAAATTTGCGACAAACACCAGGTTACCCACTTTTACACCGCGCCTACCGCCATTCGGGCCTTACAAGCCCAAGGCGATTCCTGGGTAGAAAAACATTCCTTGTCCAGCATCAAGGTGCTCGGCAGTGTGGGCGAACCCATCAACGAGGAGGCCTGGCGCTGGTACCATGAAAAAATCGGACACAGCAAAGCGCCCATTGTAGATACCTGGTGGCAAACCGAAACCGGAGGCATTCTGATCTCTCCACTGGCCGGGATTACACCACTCAAACCATGTTACGCTACCCTGCCCTTACCGGGAGTACAACCTTGTCTCACCACCTCGGAGGGCAAAGAAATTGAAGGAAACAACGTAGAGGGTTTGTTGTGTATGAAGTTTCCCTGGCCATCCATCCTGCGTACTACTTACGGTGACCATGAGCGTTGTCGGCAAACCTATTTTAGCCCCATCAAAGGGATGTATTTCACCGGCGATGGTGCCAGGCGCGATAAGGATGGCTATTACCGCATCATTGGCCGCGTGGACGATGTCATCAACGTATCGGGGCATCGCCTGGGTACCGCTGAAGTAGAAAACGCCATCAACCAGCACCCGGGTGTAGTCGAATCGGCAGTAGTAGGTTATCCACATGACATCAAAGGACAAGGCATTTATGCGTACGTGATCACGACTGATCCCGTCAGCGACGAAGATAAATTCCGCAAAGAAGTAATGGATGTAGTGAGTAAAGAAATAGGCCCCATCGCCAAACCGGATAAAATCCAAATTGTCAGTGGATTGCCCAAAACGCGTTCGGGGAAAATCATGCGCCGCATCCTCCGTAAAGTCGCCGAAGGCGATGTCTCCAATCTGGGGGATGTCTCTACATTGCTGAATCCGGAAGTAGTGGAGGAGATTAAGACGGGAGCCGCAAATCTTTAG
- a CDS encoding c-type cytochrome, translated as MLKKSTIVILLLGILVCTCTYLDNQESLIDQVQITWEVPNDVSGGLTGKNFDQIQKAVDAFAWQDFIAINWPALPGFPGQPDTTKSIADAGPRVWETWKETSEVYLPDGRRPLPWGKSMEISGLKKGIKVLSRWSKVDEFLNDTLQPTKANGALPGTLTDQNGNLVYYEIRLNKILFDYIYQKGFYNAPVQVQAQSITAPAGSMIVKAAWRQVDSSEAPNFLVVDAYISDNPDRSKAKYQLKKMGLVGLHVMRKTPDAPQWIWSTHEQVQNVSSIHPSFYNPACKNCPVNEQTQPGTPNQVKRTTAIPLATQNLNQIVQKLLGSAKLSQYELVGAQWPVPPVNRDSIPSTVFEVVPTLLANTTMETFIQGTSSCMGCHAMARNVNPDTFISADFSFTFGDARPQLVNKVIPLPPSQNGSIYPPNQWKSIVLGYQLAANTYELLPKFVPTAKLHCGSCHLAVGTDPRAAWWVGMRAPNKYPTLKDLTQRINNCFTNSLNGVALCADTDTTNTKMNAIIDYMAWLDVQAKKVPDRPASPYPYIPQNLTGDSLRGKAIFVQKCAFCHGKDGQGRYGSNVYYRPALWGSHSFNKSAGFYAYPELMAAFIHGNMPLGSGVSLRHKKPTI; from the coding sequence ATGCTCAAGAAAAGTACAATCGTCATTTTATTGCTTGGTATTTTAGTGTGTACCTGCACTTACCTCGACAACCAGGAATCTTTGATCGATCAGGTGCAGATCACCTGGGAGGTTCCCAATGATGTATCTGGTGGCTTGACCGGGAAAAACTTTGACCAGATTCAAAAAGCGGTCGACGCTTTTGCCTGGCAGGATTTTATTGCCATCAATTGGCCGGCGCTACCCGGATTTCCAGGACAGCCCGATACCACCAAATCCATTGCCGATGCGGGTCCCAGGGTGTGGGAAACCTGGAAGGAAACCAGCGAAGTGTATTTACCTGATGGTCGTCGCCCCTTGCCCTGGGGAAAAAGTATGGAAATTTCAGGGTTAAAAAAAGGCATCAAAGTATTGTCGCGCTGGAGCAAAGTGGATGAATTTTTGAACGATACCCTACAACCCACCAAAGCCAATGGTGCATTGCCAGGTACGCTGACCGACCAAAATGGAAATCTGGTGTATTACGAAATTCGACTCAACAAAATTCTTTTCGATTACATCTACCAAAAAGGATTCTACAATGCCCCCGTACAGGTACAAGCTCAATCCATCACTGCTCCCGCGGGATCAATGATCGTTAAGGCGGCCTGGCGGCAAGTCGACTCATCTGAAGCCCCAAATTTCCTGGTTGTAGACGCTTACATCAGTGACAACCCAGACCGCAGCAAAGCCAAATACCAACTCAAAAAGATGGGCTTAGTTGGTTTGCATGTGATGCGAAAAACACCGGATGCGCCCCAGTGGATCTGGTCGACGCATGAGCAGGTACAAAATGTAAGCAGCATTCACCCATCTTTTTATAACCCTGCTTGTAAAAATTGCCCGGTTAACGAGCAAACACAACCCGGAACGCCGAACCAGGTCAAAAGGACAACGGCTATACCGCTGGCGACCCAGAACCTGAATCAAATCGTGCAAAAATTATTGGGTTCTGCCAAACTGAGCCAATATGAGTTGGTTGGCGCCCAGTGGCCGGTACCTCCCGTAAACAGAGACAGCATTCCCTCAACGGTTTTTGAAGTGGTTCCCACTTTATTGGCCAACACCACCATGGAAACCTTCATTCAAGGTACTTCTTCTTGTATGGGCTGCCATGCCATGGCCCGAAATGTAAACCCCGATACCTTCATTTCAGCTGATTTTTCCTTTACCTTTGGCGATGCGAGACCTCAACTGGTTAACAAAGTTATTCCCCTTCCACCCTCCCAGAATGGCTCGATATACCCGCCCAACCAGTGGAAAAGTATTGTTTTGGGCTACCAGTTGGCCGCGAATACTTATGAATTGTTGCCCAAGTTTGTACCTACAGCCAAGTTGCATTGTGGAAGTTGTCACCTTGCGGTTGGGACCGACCCGCGTGCAGCCTGGTGGGTGGGCATGCGCGCGCCCAACAAATATCCTACCCTCAAAGACCTTACCCAGCGGATCAACAATTGTTTTACCAACAGCCTGAATGGAGTCGCGCTTTGTGCCGACACGGATACCACCAATACCAAGATGAATGCCATTATTGATTACATGGCCTGGCTAGATGTGCAGGCCAAAAAAGTCCCCGATCGTCCAGCGTCTCCTTATCCGTATATCCCACAAAATTTGACGGGAGATTCCTTGAGGGGTAAAGCCATATTTGTGCAAAAATGCGCCTTTTGTCACGGTAAGGATGGGCAAGGGCGTTATGGCAGCAATGTCTATTACCGCCCTGCTCTGTGGGGTTCACATTCGTTCAACAAGAGTGCTGGTTTCTATGCCTACCCCGAATTGATGGCGGCGTTCATTCATGGAAACATGCCCTTGGGCTCAGGGGTGAGCTTACGCCACAAGAAGCCTACGATCTGA
- a CDS encoding acyl-CoA dehydrogenase family protein, which produces MEAVLSKTALQGGEFLIKDSRAEDIFIPEELNEEQMMIREMVRDFLHNEILPNSEKIEHQEDNISPRLLEKMAALGLLGTHMPEVYGGMQLDTNTNTLIGDALGPAGAFTVSYAAHIGIGMLPILYFGTEEQKDKYLPRLINGELKAAYCLTEPGSGSDALAAKTRADLSADGKNYLFNGQKMWISNAGFADLFIVFAKIDGDKFTGFIVERDSAGLTLGAEEKKLGIKGSSTRQVFFENTPVPVENVLGKIGKGHLIAFNALNTGRFKLCALSLGGAKYSVTTAIRYANERIQFGVPISSFGAIQYKLAEQAIRIFSTESALFRVSNLMELKKQEFEANGASFGEAELKAAEEYAIECSILKVTGSEALDYVVDETLQVHGGMGFSEEGTAARAYRDARINRIYEGTNEINRLLSIDMLLKRAMKGALDIVGPAWQVQKELASMPSFEKEEGLYAEEKKAVKDFKKAVLMVAGAAAKLQMEGKLDLKNEQEIIMNVADMLSDLFLAESTLLRVEKLAGMQGKVKQEVYDAILKVFIHDATLRMNKNGTDALASFAEGDLLRTMLMGLKRFTKYPAQNVKTLRRELADVLIAANEYAL; this is translated from the coding sequence ATGGAAGCAGTACTCAGCAAAACCGCGCTTCAAGGGGGTGAATTTTTGATCAAAGACTCCCGGGCAGAAGACATATTTATCCCTGAAGAGCTGAATGAGGAACAAATGATGATCCGCGAGATGGTTCGCGACTTTTTGCACAATGAAATTCTCCCTAATTCGGAAAAAATAGAGCATCAGGAAGACAATATTTCGCCACGTTTGCTCGAAAAAATGGCGGCTTTAGGGCTCTTGGGAACCCATATGCCCGAGGTATACGGCGGTATGCAATTGGACACCAATACCAATACCCTCATCGGAGATGCCCTGGGGCCAGCCGGAGCCTTTACGGTTTCGTATGCGGCGCACATCGGCATCGGGATGTTGCCAATCCTGTATTTCGGCACCGAAGAACAAAAAGACAAATACCTGCCCCGCTTGATAAATGGCGAATTGAAAGCGGCGTATTGCCTCACCGAGCCTGGTTCTGGTTCGGATGCACTGGCGGCCAAAACCCGCGCCGACCTTTCTGCCGATGGCAAAAATTACCTCTTCAACGGGCAAAAGATGTGGATCTCCAACGCGGGATTTGCCGATCTTTTCATCGTTTTTGCCAAAATTGACGGCGACAAATTCACTGGCTTTATCGTTGAGCGCGACTCTGCTGGCCTGACATTGGGTGCAGAGGAAAAGAAATTGGGCATCAAAGGCTCTTCTACCCGCCAGGTGTTTTTTGAAAATACCCCCGTACCGGTAGAGAATGTTTTGGGTAAAATAGGCAAAGGCCACCTCATTGCCTTCAATGCTTTGAATACGGGTCGTTTCAAATTGTGCGCGCTAAGCCTGGGTGGTGCGAAATACAGCGTCACTACCGCCATCCGGTATGCCAATGAGCGCATTCAATTTGGGGTGCCCATCTCCAGTTTTGGCGCCATTCAATACAAATTGGCTGAACAAGCCATTCGTATCTTTTCTACCGAGTCCGCCTTATTCCGCGTATCCAACCTGATGGAATTGAAGAAGCAGGAATTTGAGGCCAATGGGGCCAGCTTTGGTGAAGCAGAACTCAAGGCTGCTGAGGAGTACGCCATCGAGTGCTCAATCCTGAAAGTTACGGGTTCTGAGGCACTCGATTACGTAGTGGACGAAACCCTGCAAGTACACGGTGGCATGGGCTTTTCGGAAGAAGGCACCGCCGCCCGCGCCTACCGCGATGCCCGCATCAACCGCATCTACGAAGGCACCAACGAAATCAACCGTTTGCTGAGCATCGACATGTTGCTCAAACGGGCCATGAAAGGTGCGTTGGACATTGTTGGGCCAGCCTGGCAGGTACAAAAGGAATTGGCTTCCATGCCCAGCTTCGAAAAAGAAGAAGGGCTTTATGCTGAAGAAAAGAAAGCGGTAAAGGATTTCAAAAAGGCCGTGTTGATGGTAGCCGGTGCTGCAGCTAAACTACAGATGGAAGGCAAACTCGACCTGAAAAACGAGCAGGAAATCATCATGAATGTGGCCGACATGTTGTCGGATCTATTTCTGGCCGAATCTACGTTGCTACGGGTTGAAAAACTGGCCGGTATGCAAGGCAAAGTAAAACAGGAAGTATACGATGCCATCTTAAAGGTATTCATCCACGATGCCACCTTGCGCATGAATAAAAATGGCACGGATGCTCTGGCGTCATTTGCAGAAGGAGATTTGCTGCGCACGATGTTGATGGGATTGAAAAGGTTTACCAAGTATCCTGCTCAAAACGTCAAAACCCTCCGTCGGGAGCTTGCCGATGTGTTGATTGCTGCCAATGAATATGCATTATAA